The genomic interval TCGAGGTTGCCGGCGGCGACCCCGAAGAACATGCGCGGTGGGCCCAGGGCCTTGAAGGGCTCGGCCGAGTGCCAGTCCGGCTGGGGGATGAGCCCCACCTTGAAGCCTCGGCCTTCGAGGAAGCGGGCGATGAGGACCGGGCCGAAGGCCGGGTGGTCCACGTACGCGTCTCCCGTCACGATGATGATGTCGCACTGCTCCCAGCCACGCGCCTGCATGTCGGCGCGGGTGATGGGCAGGAAGGGATGGGCGTAGCGAGTCGGGAGGGCCATGGCGATGGGGCGGCTGCTTCGGGGGCTCCTCTCCTAAACATCCTCGGAGGCTCGAAGCAAACAGGGCGGAGCCTGGATGTACACCCAGGCGGGCCCGTTCCCATCCAGCTTTCGAAGCTGGCTGGCGACAAGGTGACGCGGCGGAGTCAGAAGTCGGGTGTTCTGAATTTTCTTGAATTTGCGACTAGGGTCCCGGGGGTGAAGCCATTCGACTTTCCTCGGGGATGCCGAGTCATGGCCCTGTCGCGGTCTTGGGTCTTGGGGCTACTGCTTGGGTTGGCGTGTTCGACGACGACTCCTCGGCATGTGTCTGGCGAGGGCGGCCCTGGGCGTTCCGCACGGTATGACCAGAGCGTGGACTCGGCCACGAACGCGTGCCTGCGCAATCCTGCGTGCTACACGCAGCAGGGGCGCGAGGCCGTGGTTCCGGGGCTCACTCGTGCGGCGGGAGCGGTTCGCAGCTTGGGGACACTGCATCGCGTGCTGGAGTCCGCGGAGCTGGCGCGGGTCGAGCAGATCCTGGTCCAGTGTGCCCAGGCGGCGGACCAGGAGATCAACGAACGTGAGTACGGGCTGGGGAAGAAGCCCGATGATGCCGAGTGTGAACGCGTGGTCCGCAATGTGGATGGGAAGCCGCTCCGGCGTCGAATGGAGCTCGGGACGATGAAGCACGAGCGGGCCTTCGCGTGCGTTCAGCGGGAACTGCTGCGGCTCTTTCCGGACAACATCGCCGTGGAGCCACGCTATCGGCTGGACCCCGCATCAGGGCGATTTTTCGTGACGGACCGCTGGGCGGGCTCACTCAGGCCGGACATCGTGGTTCACGCCTCAAAGGACCTTCATCGCATCCAATGCGTCTACGACTTCAAGTTCCCGTGTACGGCCGCTAGCAAGAGCAATCCGCTGGCGAGTCCCGAGGTCGTGCAGCAGTTGGACCGATACGAAGCGCTGGGTGGACATTGTCCGCCGGCGATCATCACGCCTCAGCTCGGGGTCAATCATGGGTGAGCACATTCCTCGCGTGCGACGCACGATGGCGGGCGCCGACGCGGAGCGGCTGCTGGTGCGGGAGGTGGTGCGCATCGTGCTCTATCTGCCTCATGACCATGTGGACCTGGCGTCTGGCGTCGAGCGGGCCTTGGACCTCTATCGGAAGGCCGTAGGGGAGGAGGTGCTCACCCATGGCTGGGATGCGGAAGAGGATGGGGAGCCTTTCCCTCTGACAGCCGAGGGATGGAGCCGCGTACAGGCTTTGCTGCACGCGCGCACGATGCACGACCTGGGCAAGTTCTCTCCTCGATTCGAGCAGAGGATGAAGATCCGGGCCGAATGTTCCTGGACCTTGACGGGGGGCGGTCTCACTCAGCGCGATGGATATGCGCTGCACTATCAGGCGCGTCTGCCCATGCATGTGGCACCGGAGGGAGGCGTCAGCGTCCTGAGTGCCACGTTGCCGACGGAGTACTTGAACCGCCATGGTCCTGGCCGGGTGAGGGAGTTGGCCATGGCATTGGCCTCGGGACTGCCGCTGTCCTCAGGGCACGCGGGACTCGCACTGGCCCTTTTCGGCACTCGAGGACGTGTTCTCCCTCTCGTCCGCGACGAGCTTGAGCGCCATCCGGGCCTGGATGTGCCGGCAATCGAGTCGCATCTGTCGCTGGGCTCAAGGGTGGATGGCGTTCATTGGGTGAATTTCTTGGGGCCTGCCTTGCTCGAGGCCGCTGGAGGTGTCTCTGGCCTGCGGGCCCGGCTTCAGTCTCCAGGGACCACCGTCGACGAAGTCGGTGGCTCGGGGACGGCCGTGGTGACTCTGGGCGCCTGGCCCTCGGCGGGCGACCTGTCGAAGGGGGACAATCTCCCCTCGTATCGTGAACTGGCGCGGGTGCTGGAGCCGTGGCTTGAGGCGTTCCAGCCAAGCCGGGCCCTGGGCTGGCGAGGCTTCTCGGAAGAGGATGTCCGCCGCTGGTGGCGCCGCTTTCTCGATTGACCTCCGTGAGCGGCCTCCGCCTGGCTGGTTGGTACTGAGTCCTCTCCTGTGCGCTCACACGCGACTTCATCCGCGCGTGCATTGACGTGGATCCACCTGTCCCCTACCTTCGCGCGCCCGTACCTGGCCTGGGCCGGAGGGCGCGGGCCCGCCGCCATGACGCACCGGATGCACAACGCAGGCTCCGAAGGGCGCTCCGTCTCGCCCGAGGAAGACTCCGTCCGGGAGCTTCACGTCGAGTACGACGATGCACCTCCGCCTCCCGCTCCAGCGCGGGCTCCTGCTCCGGCCCCGGAGGAATTGCCCCGCTCGCCCAACCCGCTGCTGGCGCTGTCGCGCTCCCGGAGCCGTGGCGCGAAGCCTCCGGCTCTAGGGGCGGCTCCGCCTGCCCGGGATGTGTCGGCGCCCGCCGATGTCTCCGAGTCGGAGCGTCAGGCGATGCAGGCCGCCGTGGCCACCGGCAAGCGCCGCGAGGCCTGGAGACCTCCCGCGTATCTGCCGGAGGACCTGAGCGAAGCCCTCTTGTCGGAGCGCAGCCAGTACCGCGCCAAGCTGCTTCAAGACGCGCGGCAGGTCACCCTCCAGGGGCCGGGGGTGCTCTCCATCGTCCCGGTGCCCGCGGCCGACCCGGATTGGTCCGGTGGTTCGCTCCTGGGATTCCTGGGCGAGGAGTGTGTCTTCGGCGGCGACGTCGTCCACCTCGACTTCGAGTCCGGCCGAGTCTTCGCCGCCCCCGACCATGGCGACGACGTGGACCGCCGTGCCCTCTCCGCGGACCGTTGGTGCTATCGGCCCTATGACTTCGCGGAGGCCCTCTGCACCGCCGCCTCCGCCTACGAGGAGCGCCAGCCCGCGCTCACGCAGGCCCTGCGCCGCGCCAGCGGAGAAGAGCCCCCCGTCGCGGTGCGTCCCCAAGACGCGGAGCTTCCTCCCACCGACCGGCTCTGGGCTCAGCCCTGGGGATGCATCTGGGGGCCTCCTGGTACCGGCAAGACGACGGCGGTCGCCGACCTCATCGCCCGAGCCCTGCGCGCCTTCCCCGGCGAGCGCATCCTCGCGGTGGCGCCCACCAACCGCGCGGCGGATGAGCTGGTGTTGCGTGTCAGCGCCCTGCTGGAGCGCGAGCCCATCCCGCTGCGCCCCCTGGCGCGCAGCATCTTCCGAGGTGGCACCGGCGCCAGCGACGCCCTGGCGAAGCTGCCCACCGTCACGCTGGAGGACACCAAGGGCGGCAAGCTGCGCGCGAGCATCGAGGAGCGTGAACGCGAGCTGTACCTCCAACGTGTCCGAGGGGGCCCCGCGCACGAGCTCGCCAAGCTCCAGGCCGAGCTGCGCGGCCTGCGCGGGAAGATGAAGGACCCCACGCTCAAGGAGGCGGAGAAGGGCGACTGTCCCCTCATGGTGCTCACCGTGCACCGCGCCTTGCGTCTGGTGTCGGAGCTGGAAGGCAAGAGCACCTTCGCGCGCCTCGTGGTGGACGAGGCCGGCATGGTGACTCGCGCCGCCACCGCGCTGATGGCGCCCCTCGCGGAGCGGGTGACGCTCGCGGGAGACCCCAAGCAGATTGGTCCCGTGAGCCGCGCCGCCGAGGGCGCTGGACGTGGCTCGCAGAAGTGGCTGCGCGCCAGCGGCCTGTCGCATCTGGAGGACGCGGTGAAGGACGCCGCGCGCGCGGACGTGCTGCTGCTGCGCACCCAGCACCGCATGCACCCGGACATCGCCCGCGTCGTCAGCCACTTCTGCTACGGCGGCGCGCTCCAGGATGGCGACATCGTGAAGGCCCGCGCGGAGAAGGCGCCTCCCGTGCCCGCGTTCGCCGACACGCGCGCGGGGTGGGTGGTGCTGGATGGTCTCAGTCGTGAAGCCAAGCGCCTCACCCACGGCCGGGGTGAGACGGGCTCCGGCTATCAGCGCGAGCTGTCCGCCGAGCTCGCCGTCTCGCTGGCCCGCGAAGCCATCCGCGCGGGGCTGAACGTCCTCTGTGTCACGCCGTACCGCGCGCAGGCCGCGCTCCTGCGCAGGCTGGGGACCTCCGCTGGCTTCCGGGGGGATGCGTTCAGCGCGTCCACCATCCATCGGCAGCAGGGCACCCAGTACGACGTGGTGCTCGTGGACACCGTGGCCGGAGGCCGGCCCTTTCCTCCACACACGCTGGTGCCCATGCTCAACGTGGCCGCCAGCCGCGCGCGCGACTATCTGCTCGTCCTCGCCTCTCGCGACGAGGCTCGCGGCGCCACGATTCCCCAGCGCTTCCTCTCGCTCCTGCCGCGTCTGCGGGTCCAGCCGGGCTCACCGCTGCGGCTGGAGGCCATGCCCCTGCCGCAGAAGCCCGCGCCTCCGCCGCCTCCACCGCCGAGCGCCCCCGCGAACCTGGGCGGAGAAATCGAAGGCGCGCGTCCCACCCGGCCGCTCTTCACGCAGGAGCAGGTGTCCCTCTTCGAGCGCCACTTCGATGATGGCCACCACCTGGTGCGCGGCGTCGCGGGCAGCGGCAAGACGTATGTCCTGGCACACTGGGTGGCGCGCTACCTGCTGGAGCACGAGGACACGCGGGTGCTCGTCTCCTTCTACAACCGCGCGCTCGCGCCGCTGGTGGACAAGTTGTTGGTGGAGGCGATTGTCCAGCGCGCCGGGCGCGAGCGTGCGCGTGCGCTGCGAGCCCGCGTCACCATCAAACACGTGGGCGCCCTGCGCCGCGTGGAGCCCGCGTCGTTCGACGGCGTGTTCGTCGACGAGGCGCAGGACATGGATGCCCGCGCGCTGGCCATGCTCCACGCGCTGGTGCGTCCGCATCCGTCGCAGGACGGCCGCGAGATTCGCTGCCTCCAGTTGTTCATGGACGACTCGCAGAACGTCTATGGCCAGGTCCCCATCGACGCGCTCAAGGAACAGCTCCCCGAGGGCCTGTCCTTCCGAGGCCGCACCCGCGTGCTGAAGGAGACCTTCCGCGCCACCCGGGACATCCTCGACGTGGCCTTCAACGTCGTGCTGGACCCGATGCGCCAGCACGGCACCAGCGACCCCGGCATGCGCGAGTACATGAAGGCCGGCGAGCTGGCTCGCGAGGGACTCTTGTGGCTCCCCGAGGAGACGCTGGAGGGGCTGTATCGCGTGCAGTCCACGGAGCGCGGCGGGGTGCTGCCCCAGGTGCGCGGCTTCGCCTCGGGGGCCAGTGAGGCCCGGCAGGTGGCGAAGGAAGTGGCCCGCCTCATTCGCGAGGAGGGCGTCCACCCCGGGGACATCCTCGTCGTCGCGCCGGTGATGCCGTCCCAGTACACGGAGGCGCTCAACCGCGCCGGAGTGCCCGCGCATGCCTACGGCGGCAAGGGCGGGCGGGACGTGACGGACTTCCGCGTGAGCGGCGTGGACCATGTCCGCGCCACGACGGTGTTCTCGTGCAAGGGGCACGAATGTCCCGTCGTCTTCTTCGCGGGGCTGGATGCGCTCGACACGGTGGAGAACTGGATGGCGGGCGCGAAGGAGCGCAACGCGCGGGAGAACGAACGCATCCGCCGTGCCATGTTCTACGTGGGTGCGACGCGCGCGATGAAGCGGCAGTACCTCACCGGCGTGAAGGGCGCGCGCTTCCTGCGCGTGGCCGCCTCCTACGTGGAGACCCTCTCCGGGCTCGTGCCTTCCTGAAACGACCAAGGCTCCGGCGCCGCGCAGGTGGCGGGCCGGAGCCTCGGGGATTCACAGGACGGTGACTACTTCAGTCCGGGGGCCGTCGAGGGCGCCTGCACCTTCGGGGTCGTCGGAATGCCCGCCTCGAGCGTGGACCAGTAGGTGAGGCCGGCCAGCCGCTTCACCCTGTCGCTCAGGCGACGGTGGCCCGTGGGGTCGCCGCCACCGCCGGACGCGCCACCCGGGTCGCCGTCGTTGAGGTCCGCCACATTCACGCAGCCTTCCTTTTCATCCTTGGGAAAGCAGTCGACGAAGAGCTCCACGTCGCCCAGGAGCTTGGACGTCCCGCCCGGGGGCGCTTGCATGGCGGAGGACGTCTCGCCCGTCGCCTCGGTGGTTGGCGACTCCAGCGGCCTGCGGACGGGAGGCGGCCGCTGGTTCGACTGGGCGACGATTTCATCCCGGCTCACATCGACCGTGTAGACCGTGAGGCGCTCGGGGTTGTCCCGGTCTCGGAGGGTGACGCGCACGAGCGTTCCCTCGGGTGCGCTGCGCTGAATCTGCTGCGGCGAGGGGACCGTGTTGACATGGCGGCATGCGGCCACGCTCAGCAGCAATGGAACCAGCAGGAGACTTTTCTTCATGGGCCTTGGTGCGATCTCAAAGGGTGATGTGACAGCTATTCGAAGAGGAGCACCTGGCGAACCCAGGGGCTTCCCCGACTGCGAAGCCAGTCCTGCCGTGCATCGCGAAGGACTCGAGCGGCGGGGAGCCCCTCGCGAATGCGCGCCAACACTGGTTCGAAGAAGTCCGACGCCTCGGCGTCGGGAATCTCTTGTGTGGCGGCGAGCACCGCGCGCGCACCGGATTCGACGAACGCGACGGGCAGCCCGAAGGTTTCATGGAAGTACGCCTTGCTGTGAGCCGCGTGACAGGCCGCCAGCAACACCACGGGCCTGCCCTGGAGCGGGTGCCCTTGGAGGTCGCCGGCTGTCAAAGCGTAGCGACCCCCCTGCTCCTCCGGGGAGAGCACCAGCAGCGAACCGTCCACCACGTTGGGGTCGACCACGCCATGCGCATGAATCTGAACCTCCGCGGCGTCGCGCATCGCACGAAGCACCTGGGAGGGCGTCGCGGCGGCCCCCTTCAACAACGTGAGCCCCGCGTCATCCCCGCGCGCCGGACTCCACGCGCGCAGCGAGGGGAGGCGCAACTCCGAGGGCGCGTTCACATCCGCCACCACCAGCCGGGGCCCTGGAGAGCCCCGGGCCTCCGTCAGTGAAGGGCCCACGTGGTAGGCCCAGGCGATGTCCGGTGGCAACAACCCCGGCTTGCCCAACACCGGCGGGCGCGCGAGTACATTCACTGTGACACACGGCCGCAGGGCCTGGGCCAGCGCCTCGGGCACCAGCCCCTCCACGCTCTCCAGCCGCTCGCGCCGGTCCGAGTCGTAGTGCCCCAGCAGCTTCCCCGCCGCGTCCCGCGCCACCAGCGCCGTGCGCTCGTCGTCCACCGTCACGCCCAGCACACAGCGCTCGGCGGAGGGGAGGGCGCGCTCCTCGGTGAAGAACGCCAGGGCCCGCTCGAACTCACCATGCCGCGCGGCATCGAGGATGAGCGACGTGTAGCTGTAGACACGCGCCTTGCGCGCATTGACGTCCGAGTCCAAGAGGGGCGCCGACTCGTCGATGGCCCGGCGCAACAGCTCCTGTCCCCGGTGGCGGTCCTGCTCGATGAAGAAGCGGCCCTCGATGTGGCGCAACATCGCGCCATCACCCGCGGTCTCCAGCCGAGACGGCACCGCGCGCAGCGCCTCCAGGCCCCGCGTCAACATCGCCGTGTCTTCGATGCGACGCTCCTGGGTATGGGCCAGGTCCGCGATGACGAAGGCGCGCGCCAGTGACGGCGGCTGTCCACACCGCGCCGCGCGGTCCAACTGCTCCCGGGCCCCCGCGAAATCCAACGTGCGGTAGTAGGCCAGCGCCAGGTTGGCGTACGCCGGCTCGTGGTCCTCGCAGCGCTCCGGCAGACGCTGGATGGTCTCCTCCAGGTACGCGCGGGCCAGCGACACATCACCATGGAAGAGCGCCGCCTGGCCCAGCTCCTGGAGCAGCCGCCACTCCTTGGTCCACTCCCGTCCCGCGCGTGCCCGCTCCAAGGCCGCCAGCGCATGCGCGCGCGACTCCACGGGGCGGTGGAGCTGCCGCTCCACCAGCGCCAGGTTCCGCTGCAACTCCAGGCAGCGATAGTTGAAGCGCGACTCCGGCCCGCAGCCACGCAGCGCTTCCGTCAGCCGCATCCGCGCCCGAGGCGTCTGGCCCCGCTGGATGTCCGCCCGGGCCTGCCGCTCCTCGGCCAGCAGCGCGAACCAGGGGTCCTTCGAGCCCAGCGCGAGCGCGCGGTACTCCTCTTCGAACTGGCGCGAGTCCTTCAAGAACAGCAGCGTGCCTAGCAGCAGGTCTTCATGCCGGGCCTCGCGCAGCTTCACAATCAAGGCGTCCAACGCCGGAGGCGGCAGCTCACCCTTCGTCAGCTTCACGTAGTCGGCCGCGAACGGCTTGCGCGCGCCGAGGTCCGACTGGGCGGCGCGCTGGAGCGCATCGGTGAGGTGCGAGCCTCCATCCACCGCGTCCAACTGCCGGGCCAGGGGCCTCAGCGCCTCCACGCGCTCAGCGGAGGTGGCCGCGCGCAGGGCATCGTAGAAGCATAATCGGGCCAGGCCGGGGTGCCGCGCCGCCAGTCCCTGCGCGAGGGGTGCGCCTCCCGCCACCATGCGGTCGCACTCCTCCTTCGCGCCCTTCCAGTCCTTGCGCTTCTCCTGCTCCTGGCGCCGCAACTCCGCGGCGCGCCGCGCGGCCTCCTCGCTCCAGCCGGGCTCCTTCAGCGCGGACACCCGCTCGAACGCCTCCGCCGATTGCAGCGAGAGTCCCAGCGCCTTCAGTGCCAGGCCCCGGTTCCACAGGGCCTGCGGATGCTGGGGCTGCTGCTTCAGCGCGCGGTCCAGCAGGACCAGGGCTTCTTCAGGGGCGCCTTGCTGAAGCAGGAGCACGGCCTGGTCCGAGTCCAGGTCCGGCGACGCGGGCAGCCGGTCCAGGAAGGCGCGGGCCTGCGCCGCGTCTCCTCGCAGCAGGTACGCGGAGGCGATGCCCCGCTCGTCGCCCGCTTCCTCCAGCTTCGCCAGCTCGCGCAGGGACATCGCCCGGGGCTTGTCGCCCCCGCTGCGCATCACCTCGTAGGGACGGTGCCGGTCCGCGCTGGGGTACGTCAGCCGGGCTTCCAGTGTCCGCCCGGGGGACTGGCCCAGCCACAGTTCGGACGAGACTGGCTCCGAACCTGTCCGCGTCACGAGCACCCACGCCGCCAGGCCCGCGGCCAGCGCCAGCGGCACCACCATCATCCAGGTTCTTCGCCGCCGGAGCTGGAGCCGCGTCGGACCGACGTCCGCCATGCCGGCCGAGGAATGGAGGGCATCGTCCGCGAGGAGCGCCAGCGCGAGCAGTTCCTTCATCCGGGTCTCACACGCGTGGCAGCGCGTCAGGTGGTGGCGGAAGTTCTCCGCGTCCACCGGCGCCAGCTCGCCGTCGATGAAAGACTCCAGTCTGCCGCACAGCTCGTTCATGGTCTGGCCCTGTCCTCGCTCGAGGAGGTGCCCCCCGACAGCAGCTCCCTCAACGCCTTGCGCGCCTCGCTGAGCCACCGGCCCACCGTTCCCTCGGGGGCGTCCAACTGCTCGGCGATGGCGCGATAGCGGTGTCCGGCTACGTGGAGCCGGTAGGCCTCCCTCACCTGGGGAGGACGGAGCTGTTCGATGGCGCGCAGGAAGTCCTCGCGGCTCACCTGTTCCCACTGCTCCATGGGTGTGGGCTCACCAGACACCTCCGGCGTCTGCACGACCCGCAGCGACGGGGCCCCGAGGACCTCCGTGCGCCTGCGACGGCAGTGGTCCAGGAAACGGTTGCTCAGTGTGGTGCTCAACCACACGCTCACCGCGCTCGGGTTCTCCGTCACCAGCCGGTCAAAGTTCCGGTAGGCGCGCTCGAGCGTCTCCTGCACCAGGTCTTCCGCCTCGATGCCGCCCCCGACACACAGACGCCGGGCAAGCCGTACCAGACCCGGCCGTCTCGAGCGGGCGAATGCATCGAACTGTTGGTGCTGCCCGTCGTCCATCGTGGCGCGAACCCCTGCACCCATCATCTCATGTCGTTCCACGCGTGGAGCGCCCCCTCCCTGCCTGCAAACGCCCCCGAAAAAATCCCTTCGGTGGATTCGCGCTGTGACGCGATGCGTTGCGAGCCGCCGCGTGGGGGTGGGGCTCAGGTGCGCAGGGATGCGACGAGCGCGGGCCAGTCGGTGGAGGTGGGGAGTCGGCCCTCGGCGTGTTCAGGGCGTCCGCCGCCCCGGCCTCCCGAGGCCTCGGCGGCGCGCTTGAGGAAGGCGCCACAGCCGAAGGAGGACGCCGCGCCCCGGGCGACGAGGACGGCGAGTCCCTCGGGCGCGCGTCCGGCGAGGAACACCACCGCGTCCGGCCGCGCGGTGAGGCGGGCGGCCACCGCGCGCAGCTGCTCCGGGCCCGCGCCGTCCAGGACGGCGACGACGTGTTTGTCGGCCGAGGCGTCCAGCTGGGCCGCGAGCTCCACGGCGGTGTGTTCGGCAAGCCGCGCGCGCGCCGCGCCCAGCGCCTCGCGGGCCTCGGCCAGCTCGCGGCGCAGCTTGTCCACCACGGTGGGCACTTCCATGGGGCCACAGGTGAAGCCCCGTCCCAGGGCGCGCAGCGTGCCCGCCTCGTCCCAGAGCTCCTTGCGCGCGCGCGGCCCCGCGGAGAAGAGGACGCGGCCCTTGCCCTTGTAGCGCTCCACGCCCAGCACCCGCACCAGGCCCACCTGTCCGGTGCGCGTGCAGTGGGT from Myxococcus stipitatus carries:
- a CDS encoding type VI immunity family protein; protein product: MGEHIPRVRRTMAGADAERLLVREVVRIVLYLPHDHVDLASGVERALDLYRKAVGEEVLTHGWDAEEDGEPFPLTAEGWSRVQALLHARTMHDLGKFSPRFEQRMKIRAECSWTLTGGGLTQRDGYALHYQARLPMHVAPEGGVSVLSATLPTEYLNRHGPGRVRELAMALASGLPLSSGHAGLALALFGTRGRVLPLVRDELERHPGLDVPAIESHLSLGSRVDGVHWVNFLGPALLEAAGGVSGLRARLQSPGTTVDEVGGSGTAVVTLGAWPSAGDLSKGDNLPSYRELARVLEPWLEAFQPSRALGWRGFSEEDVRRWWRRFLD
- a CDS encoding RNA polymerase sigma factor, translated to MERHEMMGAGVRATMDDGQHQQFDAFARSRRPGLVRLARRLCVGGGIEAEDLVQETLERAYRNFDRLVTENPSAVSVWLSTTLSNRFLDHCRRRRTEVLGAPSLRVVQTPEVSGEPTPMEQWEQVSREDFLRAIEQLRPPQVREAYRLHVAGHRYRAIAEQLDAPEGTVGRWLSEARKALRELLSGGTSSSEDRARP
- a CDS encoding AAA family ATPase translates to MHNAGSEGRSVSPEEDSVRELHVEYDDAPPPPAPARAPAPAPEELPRSPNPLLALSRSRSRGAKPPALGAAPPARDVSAPADVSESERQAMQAAVATGKRREAWRPPAYLPEDLSEALLSERSQYRAKLLQDARQVTLQGPGVLSIVPVPAADPDWSGGSLLGFLGEECVFGGDVVHLDFESGRVFAAPDHGDDVDRRALSADRWCYRPYDFAEALCTAASAYEERQPALTQALRRASGEEPPVAVRPQDAELPPTDRLWAQPWGCIWGPPGTGKTTAVADLIARALRAFPGERILAVAPTNRAADELVLRVSALLEREPIPLRPLARSIFRGGTGASDALAKLPTVTLEDTKGGKLRASIEERERELYLQRVRGGPAHELAKLQAELRGLRGKMKDPTLKEAEKGDCPLMVLTVHRALRLVSELEGKSTFARLVVDEAGMVTRAATALMAPLAERVTLAGDPKQIGPVSRAAEGAGRGSQKWLRASGLSHLEDAVKDAARADVLLLRTQHRMHPDIARVVSHFCYGGALQDGDIVKARAEKAPPVPAFADTRAGWVVLDGLSREAKRLTHGRGETGSGYQRELSAELAVSLAREAIRAGLNVLCVTPYRAQAALLRRLGTSAGFRGDAFSASTIHRQQGTQYDVVLVDTVAGGRPFPPHTLVPMLNVAASRARDYLLVLASRDEARGATIPQRFLSLLPRLRVQPGSPLRLEAMPLPQKPAPPPPPPPSAPANLGGEIEGARPTRPLFTQEQVSLFERHFDDGHHLVRGVAGSGKTYVLAHWVARYLLEHEDTRVLVSFYNRALAPLVDKLLVEAIVQRAGRERARALRARVTIKHVGALRRVEPASFDGVFVDEAQDMDARALAMLHALVRPHPSQDGREIRCLQLFMDDSQNVYGQVPIDALKEQLPEGLSFRGRTRVLKETFRATRDILDVAFNVVLDPMRQHGTSDPGMREYMKAGELAREGLLWLPEETLEGLYRVQSTERGGVLPQVRGFASGASEARQVAKEVARLIREEGVHPGDILVVAPVMPSQYTEALNRAGVPAHAYGGKGGRDVTDFRVSGVDHVRATTVFSCKGHECPVVFFAGLDALDTVENWMAGAKERNARENERIRRAMFYVGATRAMKRQYLTGVKGARFLRVAASYVETLSGLVPS
- a CDS encoding CHAT domain-containing protein; translated protein: MNELCGRLESFIDGELAPVDAENFRHHLTRCHACETRMKELLALALLADDALHSSAGMADVGPTRLQLRRRRTWMMVVPLALAAGLAAWVLVTRTGSEPVSSELWLGQSPGRTLEARLTYPSADRHRPYEVMRSGGDKPRAMSLRELAKLEEAGDERGIASAYLLRGDAAQARAFLDRLPASPDLDSDQAVLLLQQGAPEEALVLLDRALKQQPQHPQALWNRGLALKALGLSLQSAEAFERVSALKEPGWSEEAARRAAELRRQEQEKRKDWKGAKEECDRMVAGGAPLAQGLAARHPGLARLCFYDALRAATSAERVEALRPLARQLDAVDGGSHLTDALQRAAQSDLGARKPFAADYVKLTKGELPPPALDALIVKLREARHEDLLLGTLLFLKDSRQFEEEYRALALGSKDPWFALLAEERQARADIQRGQTPRARMRLTEALRGCGPESRFNYRCLELQRNLALVERQLHRPVESRAHALAALERARAGREWTKEWRLLQELGQAALFHGDVSLARAYLEETIQRLPERCEDHEPAYANLALAYYRTLDFAGAREQLDRAARCGQPPSLARAFVIADLAHTQERRIEDTAMLTRGLEALRAVPSRLETAGDGAMLRHIEGRFFIEQDRHRGQELLRRAIDESAPLLDSDVNARKARVYSYTSLILDAARHGEFERALAFFTEERALPSAERCVLGVTVDDERTALVARDAAGKLLGHYDSDRRERLESVEGLVPEALAQALRPCVTVNVLARPPVLGKPGLLPPDIAWAYHVGPSLTEARGSPGPRLVVADVNAPSELRLPSLRAWSPARGDDAGLTLLKGAAATPSQVLRAMRDAAEVQIHAHGVVDPNVVDGSLLVLSPEEQGGRYALTAGDLQGHPLQGRPVVLLAACHAAHSKAYFHETFGLPVAFVESGARAVLAATQEIPDAEASDFFEPVLARIREGLPAARVLRDARQDWLRSRGSPWVRQVLLFE